A stretch of Cicer arietinum cultivar CDC Frontier isolate Library 1 chromosome 5, Cicar.CDCFrontier_v2.0, whole genome shotgun sequence DNA encodes these proteins:
- the LOC101513279 gene encoding fe(2+) transport protein 3, chloroplastic-like isoform X1 has translation MFFFEDLWPLLQLFVGKFLLVPEKQYFITEPMTNSTCGGADSDSCRDESAAFVLKFAAMASILLAGMAGIAIPLIGKHRRYLRTDGNLFVAAKAFAAGVILATGFVHMLSDATKALNNPCLPEFPWSKFPFTGFFAMMAALFTLLLDFVGTQYYERKQGMNRAVEEQTRVGTSEEGTVEWNSGKVFGEEESGGMHIVGMHAHAAHHRHSHPHGNDACDGTGIIKEEHGHGHGHGHAHSHALTTDEETDVRHVVVSQVLELGIVSHSVIIGLSLGVSQSPCAIRPLIAALSFHQFFEGFALGGCISQAQFKTSSATIMACFFALTTPVGVGIGTGIASVYNPYSSGALIAEGILDSLSAGILIYMALVDLIAADFLSKRMSCNFRLQIASYCMLFLGAGLMSSLAIWA, from the exons ATGTTTTTTTTCGAG GATCTTTGGCCACTGCTCCAGCTTTTCGTTGGAAAATTTCTACTCGTCCCTG AGAAACAATATTTCATTACAGAACCAATGACGAACTCAACTTGCGGAGGCGCAGATTCAGATTCATGTCGAGACGAATCAGCCGCGTTCGTTCTCAAGTTCGCAGCCATGGCATCAATTCTCTTAGCCGGCATGGCCGGAATCGCAATTCCACTCATCGGAAAACACCGACGGTACCTTCGCACTGACGGAAACCTCTTCGTCGCCGCGAAAGCCTTCGCCGCTGGTGTGATTCTAGCAACAGGTTTCGTCCACATGCTGTCAGATGCTACGAAAGCGCTTAACAATCCTTGTTTACCGGAATTCCCGTGGTCGAAGTTTCCGTTCACTGGTTTTTTTGCAATGATGGCGGCGCTTTTCACGCTTTTACTTGATTTTGTCGGAACTCAGTATTATGAGAGGAAACAGGGGATGAACCGTGCGGTGGAAGAGCAAACGCGGGTTGGGACTTCGGAAGAAGGGACTGTGGAATGGAATTCAGGGAAAGTGTTTGGGGAAGAGGAAAGTGGTGGAATGCATATAGTGGGGATGCATGCACATGCGGCGCATCATAGACATAGCCATCCTCATGGCAATGATGCATGTGATGGAACTGGCATTATCAAGGAAGAACATGGTCATGGTCATGGTCATGGTCACGCCCACTCCCACGCCCTCACTACTGATGAAGAAACTGACGTTCGACACGTCGTCGTTTCGCAG GTGTTAGAGCTAGGGATCGTATCACATTCGGTGATAATTGGATTATCTCTTGGAGTTTCACAGAGCCCTTGTGCAATAAGGCCTCTGATTGCCGCACTATCTTTCCATCAGTTTTTTGAAGGGTTTGCACTTGGAGGGTGCATCTCCCAAGCTCAGTTCAAAACCTCATCAGCAACAATAATGGCTTGTTTTTTTGCATTGACTACACCAGTGGGTGTTGGCATTGGAACAGGCATTGCTTCAGTTTATAACCCTTACAGTTCTGGTGCACTCATAGCTGAAGGTATACTAGACTCCTTGTCAGCAGGGATTTTGATTTATATGGCTTTAGTAGACTTGATAGCAGCTGATTTTCTAAGCAAAAGAATGAGTTGTAATTTTAGGTTGCAGATAGCATCTTACTGTATGCTTTTCCTTGGAGCTGGGTTAATGTCTTCACTAGCCATATGGGCATGA
- the LOC101513279 gene encoding fe(2+) transport protein 3, chloroplastic-like isoform X2: protein MTNSTCGGADSDSCRDESAAFVLKFAAMASILLAGMAGIAIPLIGKHRRYLRTDGNLFVAAKAFAAGVILATGFVHMLSDATKALNNPCLPEFPWSKFPFTGFFAMMAALFTLLLDFVGTQYYERKQGMNRAVEEQTRVGTSEEGTVEWNSGKVFGEEESGGMHIVGMHAHAAHHRHSHPHGNDACDGTGIIKEEHGHGHGHGHAHSHALTTDEETDVRHVVVSQVLELGIVSHSVIIGLSLGVSQSPCAIRPLIAALSFHQFFEGFALGGCISQAQFKTSSATIMACFFALTTPVGVGIGTGIASVYNPYSSGALIAEGILDSLSAGILIYMALVDLIAADFLSKRMSCNFRLQIASYCMLFLGAGLMSSLAIWA, encoded by the exons ATGACGAACTCAACTTGCGGAGGCGCAGATTCAGATTCATGTCGAGACGAATCAGCCGCGTTCGTTCTCAAGTTCGCAGCCATGGCATCAATTCTCTTAGCCGGCATGGCCGGAATCGCAATTCCACTCATCGGAAAACACCGACGGTACCTTCGCACTGACGGAAACCTCTTCGTCGCCGCGAAAGCCTTCGCCGCTGGTGTGATTCTAGCAACAGGTTTCGTCCACATGCTGTCAGATGCTACGAAAGCGCTTAACAATCCTTGTTTACCGGAATTCCCGTGGTCGAAGTTTCCGTTCACTGGTTTTTTTGCAATGATGGCGGCGCTTTTCACGCTTTTACTTGATTTTGTCGGAACTCAGTATTATGAGAGGAAACAGGGGATGAACCGTGCGGTGGAAGAGCAAACGCGGGTTGGGACTTCGGAAGAAGGGACTGTGGAATGGAATTCAGGGAAAGTGTTTGGGGAAGAGGAAAGTGGTGGAATGCATATAGTGGGGATGCATGCACATGCGGCGCATCATAGACATAGCCATCCTCATGGCAATGATGCATGTGATGGAACTGGCATTATCAAGGAAGAACATGGTCATGGTCATGGTCATGGTCACGCCCACTCCCACGCCCTCACTACTGATGAAGAAACTGACGTTCGACACGTCGTCGTTTCGCAG GTGTTAGAGCTAGGGATCGTATCACATTCGGTGATAATTGGATTATCTCTTGGAGTTTCACAGAGCCCTTGTGCAATAAGGCCTCTGATTGCCGCACTATCTTTCCATCAGTTTTTTGAAGGGTTTGCACTTGGAGGGTGCATCTCCCAAGCTCAGTTCAAAACCTCATCAGCAACAATAATGGCTTGTTTTTTTGCATTGACTACACCAGTGGGTGTTGGCATTGGAACAGGCATTGCTTCAGTTTATAACCCTTACAGTTCTGGTGCACTCATAGCTGAAGGTATACTAGACTCCTTGTCAGCAGGGATTTTGATTTATATGGCTTTAGTAGACTTGATAGCAGCTGATTTTCTAAGCAAAAGAATGAGTTGTAATTTTAGGTTGCAGATAGCATCTTACTGTATGCTTTTCCTTGGAGCTGGGTTAATGTCTTCACTAGCCATATGGGCATGA